The DNA sequence AGTTTCAACGGAGGGAGTGTTTTATGATGCCAACTGGCGTCATCCGGGTTCAAGGAGTTAACAAGGTGGTTTTGCCCATAGACCTGCTGCTcaaagaatgttttttgtttatcacacttttctctgtaaactctataGACTAtactgcatgaaaatcccaggagggcagctgtctGAGATGCAGGAACCAcactggcaccaacaatcataccacagTCAAAGTGGCTTAGTGGCTGTTTGGaagagcaggctatttgcaatAACTAGTAGTTGTATATCTAATCAAGTGCCCACTTTATGAAAATATCAAGGCCTTTgtcaagagaaagaaagaatacCTTTGCTATCTGTTCAAGCCACCTTCCCAATGAGATGAAGACGAACAGCATTGGGGGCGTGTCAAAAAAGGTGACAGGATTGGTTTTCGCCTTCTCCATCATGGCCACCACCAGGATGAGCAGGGAGTAAGTGAAGGCTATGGACGTGGCCAGCACAATGAGAACATCCATGTTAGCGGTCTTGTGTTTCACAGCTTTGTACGCCTGAATGTAGAAGTAACGCCCTCCAATGAACTACAAAGGTaaaaagagaaggggaaaaaacaatttgaaGAAAGAATCAGAATGCGATACAGACTTCAAGAAATTTTATCACAGATTACAATAGCTCATTCAATCCTAATTTTAATTGAACAGGAAAGCTAGGATAAGAACATGATTCACATCTTTTATTGAATGTTATATGTTGTATAGGTCTTAGAGTGTACAAGGAGACAGCAGGGACATTTCTGTAAGTTAAAATTACTCAAAACTCCACCCCTTCCCTGTGGTTCCTAACTCAGACAAGCCTGAATGGCCGGTGGTACCTGCACAGGTAggcagaaaagaaatgaaatgaggtTCATGATAGACAGCCCAGGGAGGAGCTGTCTCTCCAGAAACATGGAAGAGTGATGACTCTGAACGTCTTCTGAGCTGGCATTGTGCTGGTGTTCCGTGTAGACGTAGTGGTCCACAACGATCATGTACATCATCATCCCCATCACAGGGACGCAGAAAAAGAGGCTGACCAAGAAGGACCTTCTCCACCTGTGAGGAACAAGGAATGGTCCATCTCAGAACCAAGAGCAACTGACGCACATCTAGAGTCATCgctaataaaaaaagactaatgATATAAACACAGCAGAATAGCTTTCCAATGAGAAAAGGATTTAACATGCAAACAACACAATGTCATCGCATAGTCTATCAGTATACCAGATTTACTAAGCCTATATGAATTTACtcataataaatataaagattTAATATCggagaatttaaaaatgaattacagacaGACCCTGGGATATGATGTGGGAGCAAAATGAGCAGGCCaatgccaattaaaaaaatttaaaaataaaaaaatgagaggCTGCACCAACAGGAACCCCTGTCATGAACACAGCAGGTTTACGCTTTGGGATAGAATGGCAGCATCTATCCAGTTTTACGTTGTGCTCGTTGTGAGTGAACTCCCACTGAGGCAATAAGTTTTATTCATCAGCTACACTACATgagcaaaagtatctggacaccccttgatcgggggctgtttttcatggtttgggctaggcctcttagttccagaaaaggcaaatcttaatgctacagcatacaccatttgcatgtgtgtgacttcAGGGTCTAcctttaaagcaaaaaaaaccctgtctgGCACAAGACCCCACAGAACAGTTTTGTGCAAGGCCAGCACAGGAGTGAGGCCCTGTGCAACCTCCCCACTAAACCCCCTGCAGCAGGCTAGGAAAAAGTGTGAGTACCGCGTTAATTCAGAAAGCCTGTACAAAGACAATGACTATAAGGTTTCAAAACATGCACTCAAACCGGTAAAACAGGAAGACTTAATTCATTTAAACACTGGAAATAAACCTAGTGCTCCCTATGGCTGCTGTTGGGATCCATCTGAAATTACTACGATTTTGAGGTGAACAAGTTCCCAAGGGAAcagcataaataaaacaagaacaatGGTATCAACGTATGTCCAATAACATAAGGCTTTAATGCATTGTTTGGTACACTAATGAAAGTATTCATTCATTAACAGTGTGAAAGCGGTTTAAGTTGCGCTGGGTACTTACTGTCGTATTTCTTTGCTGTGGTCCAGATGACTGGCAGAGCGGTCTTTCTTAACAAGCGATGCCTCAAAGCCCAAGTTCTGTCAATCAGTGATACGTTTTTCCAATCAATTATCACAAATAGGCCTTTCACACTCTCCTACATAACTGACCCTGCAACTTTTCAATAGCAAAAACTCACCTCAACCAATTTGATGATGTCACGTGGTCCAGTCACTTCTGGGTCATAACTGATATGGGCTTTGTTGGTTGCCAAAGCAACAGAAGCATAAAGAATACCTTTGGTTTTCATTAGATTTGACTCAATTTTGTGGACACATGAGGCACATGTCATTCCCCTGACcttcaggaaaaacaaaacactgcaatTAAAACAAGTTCTTCtggttttttccccacaatcaCAAAACTGAAAGAAGATATGAGTACTTCACCACAAGCTCCAGGTTTCCATTTGAGTTGTCCACATTCTCCATGACGGAAGCACTGAAGCCCAGCTCTGCAATGGAATCCGCTATGTTGGAGGGGTCAGTGACTCCAGGATTGAAGCGAATCTCTGCCTTGCCGGCCATAAGAGCAACTAGGACTGAATAAACCCctgcataaaatacaaaaaacacaccAATTAAATACATAACCATTTTGCTTTCTGATTACACCCCCTAAAACCAGTTAAGAATCAGCATCAGCTCAATAGTTAAACTCCTGTTGCAGTACGATAGTTTTCTCAAGGCAATAAACCATTCGCAGCAGTACAATGTGACATTTTTAGTATGAGCATACTTGGCTAATATACTCAACCATACAAACATGatcacaaaatgtaataaaacaagGTGACTGCTTGCTTTATGCTGGTTACTGCCATTATCACACCCATAACTGATATTAATGTTAAGCATGCTGGCCTTACCATCCTCATTTTTGAGGTTCCTCTCTATGTTTGCCACACATGAGGCACAGGTCATTCCCCCAATCTTgatgaaacattttgaaagggtctgtgcccctccctctctgctccccaATAAAGGCCCTTCCACCTCTTTCACAGGCACTGGACCCGTAGGGGAGGGTGAAATCGGCTTGCTGGGACATGATTGCCACTTTGAGGCTGGTACTAGGGAATTGGTTTCTGCAATTGACAAAGGGGAGATCATTTCAATCAAAATAGTCAAATATGagataaatgtttttgatgTCAAGGGGGAAATTATGTACTCTAACGGTTCCACCATTAGTCCTTTCCAACTAATTTCATAGTAGGTCTATGTCACGTTGCTCATTTCAGTTCATAGGACAGTCAAcagtcatttatatttaaagtgCTAAATGGAACCTGCTGTGTGCAAAATGAAATGGCACAGCTCTATTTAACATAGTGTTATACGCTGACTCAGTGAGAATAGGTGGATATTACACTGCCTATCTGAGCCGTCCATTCCCTGGGTGAAACTATGGCCAATGATGCATCATACCAGACAGCATTACTGAGGCCAAGATTCAATTCTGGATTGTGGGGTGAATCGCTGCACTGAAATCCACACCTTGGAGGCCACATCACTTGCTTCAATAACATTCAGACAACTAGGTATGAAATGGTAAAACTTACCAGGAAGAAAGGCATCAAAGCCCATATCTTCAATGGCTTCCCTCAGCTCCTCCTCAGAGGTCATCAGAGGGTCATATTCAAAGGTTCCACTGTGGTTGGCTAAGGAAACCTGGGCAGACTTTACCCCCTTGTGCTCAGAAATCATTCCCTCAATGGACTGTACACAGGAGTTGCAAGTCATTCCTTCAATACGGATTTCCACTGCTGCCCCCAAAGGCTGGCACAAAGGAGAGACTGGTGACGAGGTTGCAGGTGGTACTGATAGCAAAGTTGGGCTTCCGCTGTTGTTCTTGACAACAAACTGTCCAGGTGTTAAAGTCTCCATTCCCTGCTGAATTGGGCTCACATTGACAGGTCTGGGGTTGGAATGTGGAGaagagcgctctctctctgtggcctgcACCTCAGGTGTGGGAGCGGAGCTGCCCTGCATGCAATGCACACTGCTGTGACCATCTATTCCACTTCCATTTAGCAAAGTTGTGGTTATGTCTTCAGTGGCCTCCTGTGGGACCGTCTTGGCTGGCAACAGGGCACTCTGGCCAGAGGTGCTCATCAGGCGATCCAGCTCACTGCTGGAGAGTTGCAGTGGGCGAGGTTTGGATTTGATGCTGGCCTTGAAGCCTGCTTGGCCAATCTGGAGGATGATGTCATCCACTGTGATGAGGTGAGTTTGATACAACACTGTAGCTTCCTGGGACTCCAAGGAAACTGCAaaatgaaaaggggaaaaaactaaGAAACTACAAagccagaaagaaagaaaatttaatTCCCATGAATAATGTTAACTTGGGGAACATAATTTTCCCACTGGGGGTCAGTAATATGGAGGAGGACCTATTTTTGTTCTCCTTAAGGATTTTCCTGTGTTTTCTTGCCTATGATGGCAACAACAACCCACCATGCTTGATAATATGGTTGGCGTTACCTGAGGTGCGTTCAAATTCAGCGAACAaggcgaacgtttgcaaactatttcaaacttttttccgttagctttgtgttcgccgcaaacgtttgcaaacataaacgaacggtctgaaaaggtagtttgcggTGAACAAAAATGCATGCTAGACTGAGGGAAAGTGTTCCCAGATGGGGATTTCAATTGAAGATGCTGGTAAGTGTGAGCTTGCTAACAGTTAATGTTAGTATTTTTATGTAGCATAACGTTTAGCTAACATTACATTAGCTATTTCCACCTaatgtagctaacgttaatgaGTACAAATGCTCTCGTggccatgtctgtttatgtttaatgcaaacaatttggaacGTTCTTAAAAAGCTGTTCGAATTTAACcgttcaaagaaaacatgttcgcCACGAACGTTTGCCTCTGTTCACTGAATTTGAACGCACCTCAGGGTGATGGGTTGTTTGGTTCGTGCCAAACATACTTGTACCTTGAAAGTACTTTACTTTTAGGTAAAGAGCACAGCTTCAGCCTCACCAACCCAGAGAACTGACCACATGGGGATTCAAAGTCTAGCTTTACTAGCAGTAAAATGAACTACtgttaatacatatatatactcACTGCTgagcatatatatgtataatatatacaaataatatacaaatatacaaataaatgtatatcgCAGTagtacaaataaatatacaaataaatgtatatcgCAGTAGTTTATTTTACCACTAGTAGAGCGAGCCATTCTAACCCGTAGCACACATTAATATGCAGCACATTTTCAGTGAtgataaattacaataatttgtGTTAAATAATCCTGAAATTATcctcactgaaaatattttacttacCTTATGCTATGCTGCTTATGCTACCTAGCAAAAATCTTTAGCTGATGTGCACTGTGCAGTAGCATAAAGAATAGTTTGTTAAATTCTATCATGTTtatgaactttttttaaaaacattttttaaccttgtgataaacaaaaaaaacagactattttttaattgcaaagaatcacataaaatgataatgtaTATTTCTATCCTAAATTTACAGAGGACATTGCAACAAAGAGACAGTACTTCCAAAGACTGGTCTAAAAGAGTAGTAAAATGTGGGGTCAAAAATTGGTTCAAAGTAAGAGGGAAtgtacacattaaaaaaataactaaagaatatatatttatttattcatagccTGGCctattgtgtttgtttctttttttgcctaGTTGTTTCTAATACTTAACCACCTCAAACTAAGGTACATCACTGCACACTTGATTTCAACTAGGCTAGGCTTTTTCTAGTAATCAAAGTTTAATTCAAAGAATAAATTATTAACTATATTATCAACACTGCTGAGGTTAACTCAAATactacccttgagtaaggtcaCTTGTGCTGCACCAATGGAAATTAAGATTAATATTATCAGGGGTGCAAGTACACAGGGCTGGAATCTGATTTTTATGATGAGACCAAACACCACAGGTGCACAATGAATAATAACTGGATTTATTCTCCCAtacttttaatgaattaaatagcTAAGTCTTGCCTGTTATTATGATACTTAGTCAGGCCTTCTGAGAGCCatcataaatatatgtaaattgttacattaaaaaaatctataaatagtCTATTAAAAACTCATGAAACCTGGTAAATACATTGATGCTTCTGCCATAGAGTTCTATTAAGAGTAACATGGGATCAGACATTCACACATATGAAAATGTGTACACACAAGTAAGCAAGCTCAATGCCAAGGCCTTTATACCGGCATTCAATGTAATCGACATTACAAAGCTTACTGAGAAGCCAAcaaattcactttaaaatagcattttaaacatttacataGCAATGCTAATGTTGAAGCAGATGGTAATAATTCAGCTTTGAATACAAACCAATGAAGCCAAATATGTATCCACTCTGGGGTGAATTTGTTTAACTTAAGAAATGAAGGAAATCACCTCTGATTTTATGTATTCCTTGCAGTTTCCCAATCTTCCCTTCGATGGTTGTGGTGCAGGAATGACAAACCATTCCCTCGATATGCATTTTCACCAGTTCCTGTAATGGCCGGTCCACGGACCTGGGCGTTGTGTCCACAGCCACGTTGTGCAGAGCCTCGTTCAGTTGCTCGGCGTTTAAGACAGAAGGAATGAACGTGATGGAGCAGCCTTTCTGATCTGGGGCTGTCCGGACCTCTACGACCCCCTTTAACTCAGATAGTCTGTGGAGTTCCTGTGGCTGGAATGCAGGAAGATCTGTCATGGCGATGAGCTTGGTTTCTGTGGGCAGAGCTGTGGCTGCGGTTGAATTGGCTTGGTTGAAATCGAAGCCCACGTCCACGATGGCTTCGGCAAGGGAATCTGGGCTCTGCAAACTGGCATCAAATACCACGGCAGCCTGCATCTTCTCCAGGGACACCTGCAATACGACACCTGGTTCAAGCTCACCTGAAGTATTGGGGGATTCTATTAGTAAAGTTTCAGTTAGCTAACGATGTTACAACAGTTCCAACAATTTAATGGTATAAGGTAATAAATACAGCATCAATTCATATAGCCATTGCTCATAAATTCCCAACCTTTAAACACTTGGGTATACAGTCAAGTCTAGAAGTATTGGCAAGCTTGATAAAGATAATGCAAAAAAAGGCTGtccaaaataaacaacacaggtaTTTAACTATATTCTGTGCTCAAATCACAGGCAAAATCATCATCTTTTATACCAATTCAATTGTTTAGAGGAAGATGTTGCTTGTAACAAGtcatttcctcccccccccccccccccaaaaggtaAATGTCAAAATTACTGGAACCCCTGCTTTCAATACGTTGTGTACCCTCCTCTGCAATGATGCTCCTCTACTCCTTCTATAGTGCTGAAGTAACACGAGTGGGCAGATTGAAACTGCCTCGCTGAGCTAACATTAGCTCAGGCATCCCAGCAGCAGTTCACATCTGCAGCAGAACCACTTCTCTTGGCATGAAGATTATAGTTAGCATTAAAAGAGACAGTTAGCTTTCTGGAGCTTTCTGACATAATTTTAGTCTTAGTAGCCTATATGACgtgatgtgtgtttttattatgtaggcataatttatcaaattttaattaaatgttactTAGCTAGAttaaatcaaaaacatacattacatggccaaaagtacgtTGATACTCCTTTGAATTAATGAGTTTAGCTACTTCAGACACACctattgctaacaggtgcataaaatcaagcatacagccatacAATCTCCAtggacaaacattggcagtacaATGGGTTGTACTGAAAAGGTCAGTGACTTCCAACATTACACTGTTGTAGAATCCCACCTTTCTAACAGGTCAGTCCATCAAATtactgccctgctagagctg is a window from the Anguilla anguilla isolate fAngAng1 chromosome 3, fAngAng1.pri, whole genome shotgun sequence genome containing:
- the atp7a gene encoding copper-transporting ATPase 1, with the protein product MDLKTTVSSVLVGVEGMTCGSCAQSIEQRISGMPGVFHVQVSLEKMQAAVVFDASLQSPDSLAEAIVDVGFDFNQANSTAATALPTETKLIAMTDLPAFQPQELHRLSELKGVVEVRTAPDQKGCSITFIPSVLNAEQLNEALHNVAVDTTPRSVDRPLQELVKMHIEGMVCHSCTTTIEGKIGKLQGIHKIRVSLESQEATVLYQTHLITVDDIILQIGQAGFKASIKSKPRPLQLSSSELDRLMSTSGQSALLPAKTVPQEATEDITTTLLNGSGIDGHSSVHCMQGSSAPTPEVQATERERSSPHSNPRPVNVSPIQQGMETLTPGQFVVKNNSGSPTLLSVPPATSSPVSPLCQPLGAAVEIRIEGMTCNSCVQSIEGMISEHKGVKSAQVSLANHSGTFEYDPLMTSEEELREAIEDMGFDAFLPETNSLVPASKWQSCPSKPISPSPTGPVPVKEVEGPLLGSREGGAQTLSKCFIKIGGMTCASCVANIERNLKNEDGVYSVLVALMAGKAEIRFNPGVTDPSNIADSIAELGFSASVMENVDNSNGNLELVVRGMTCASCVHKIESNLMKTKGILYASVALATNKAHISYDPEVTGPRDIIKLVENLGFEASLVKKDRSASHLDHSKEIRQWRRSFLVSLFFCVPVMGMMMYMIVVDHYVYTEHQHNASSEDVQSHHSSMFLERQLLPGLSIMNLISFLFCLPVQFIGGRYFYIQAYKAVKHKTANMDVLIVLATSIAFTYSLLILVVAMMEKAKTNPVTFFDTPPMLFVFISLGRWLEQIAKSKTSEALSKLMSLQATEATVVTLDENMTVLREEQVEVDLVQRGDVVRVYPGGKFPVDGRVIEGHSMADESLITGEAMPVTKKPGSIVIAGSINQNGALLITATHVGADTTLSQIVRLVEEAQTSKAPIQQFADKISGYFVPFIVGVSVLTLIAWIAIGCVDFSLVEKYFPGYNKSISQTEVIIRFAFQASITVLCIACPCSLGLATPTAVMVGTGVGAQNGILIKGGQPLEMAHKIQTVVFDKTGTITYGTPKVIQVKMVVEGNHVPRTRLLAIVGAAENNSEHPLGVAIAKYCKQELGTELLGTCTDFQTVPGCGIHCQVSSTEPRLQQNDGDNEDKNILVQISDSVHPLSTEPESFTQVQLPSYAVLIGNREWMRRNGLTVQQNVDEAMIEHERKGRTAVLVAIDGLLCAMIAIADTVKPEAELAIHTLKSMGLEVVLMTGDNSKTARAIAAQVGIKTVFAEVLPSHKVAKVEQLQRTGRRVAMVGDGVNDSPALAMADVGIAIGTGTDVAIEAADIVLIRNDLLDVVGSIDLSKKTVKRIRINFVFALIYNLIGIPIAAGVFLPVGLILQPWMGSAAMAASSVSVVLSSLLLKCYTKPSAEKLESQLKHRGQLRTSSLSEISIHIGIDECHQPSPKLSLLDRIVNYSRASISSLRSDKHSLNSLALGEPDKHSLLVGEALCEETV